TCGCGGAGTTGTGCCGCGACGAGTTTCCGCGTCCGCTCGTCATGGGGATGTGGATCGGTTCGGAAATTGCCGCCATGGCGACCGACCTGGCCGAATTCATGGGCGCCGCGATGGGTATCTCGCTACTGTTCCATCTGGCAATGGGCTGGGGTCTGCTGATCACGGGCATCATCACGATCGGCATTCTGACGCTCGACAAAAAAGGCTTCCGGCCGCTCGAAATCGTCATCGCCGCGCTGATCACCGTCATCGGTCTGAGCTATCTGTGCGAGTTGGTGATTGCGCCGCCTGACTGGCATGCCGCGATCTTTCACACCTTCGTGCCCCGTCTTCACGGCAACGATGCCTTGATGCTAGCCGTGGGTATCGTCGGCGCAACCATCATGCCGCATACGATCTACCTGCACTCGGGTCTGACGCAGAACCGCGCGCCGGCCCGCAACGATTATCAACGCCGCAAGCTGGTGCGTTTTTCGAACCGCGAAGTGGTGATCGCGTTGGGCTTCGCCGGCCTCGTGAATCTGGCGATGGTAACGATGTCCGCTTCAGTATTCAGCAAGAAGGCGCCAGGCATCTCGGACATTGCGGTGGCCTATCACACCCTGACGCCCGTCCTAGGCGCCGGTGCGGCCGCGCTGTTCCTCGTCTCGCTGCTGGCGTCGGGCATCTCCAGTTCCGTGGTGGGCACGATGGCCGGTCAGAACATCATGCAGGGCTTCGTCGGTTTCAAGACGCCGGTGCTCCTGCGACGCCTCATCACGATGGTGCCGGCCGTCATCGTCTGCATGACCTGCAATCCCATGACCGCCATGGTGGATAGCCAGATCGTCCTGAGCATCATCCTGCCGGTTCCGCTCGTCGCACTCGTCGTCCTGTCCTCGCGCCGTTCAGTGATGGGCGGATTTACGGCGGGCCGCAAGCTGATCGGCACTGCTGTCGTCGCCACCGGCGTGATTCTGGCCCTGAACGTGATGCTCATCTGGCAGTCCGTCGTCTCGTAAGAGTGCGCGGGTACGAAGCGCGACTTCGTGACGGGCGCTAGTGGTGGCAATCGTTCGTGTTTCTCGAGCCGCGTCGTCAGGACGTGGAATATCCATGCCCGTATGCACCTTGTCGATCCCCGTGAAATGCTCGAGCCGCGCGCCGCCCTCGGCAAGAAGAAACTGCCGGAAATCGAGGGCCGCCGGCGGCAGATGCCGGTCCGCGCGATGGACCGCGCACCAGTGGCGCTTAAGCGGAAAACCCTGCACGTCGAGCACCTTGAGCAGACCGGCGCGCACTTCGGACTGAACCGCCTGCGCCGATAGAAAGCTGATGCCCATGCCTGCCATGACCGACTGCTTGATCGCCTCGGCGCAACCGATCTCCATGAAACGTGGCGTCGATGCAAGGCTGCGGAACGTATCGTTGGCGGCGCTGCGCGTGTCGGTGCCGCTCTCCCTGACGATCAGGCATTCGAGTGCGATACGCGCATAGGGGATGTCGCGTTCGTCGGCGAGCGGGTGTGTCGGGGCGGCTACCAGCACGAACGAATTCGGCGCAAACGCCTCGGCTACGATGGCCGGGTCATCCGGCGCATGCACCATCACGGCGAGATCGATCTGGTCGCTTCGCAGCAAACCGATGAGCTGATCGCGACTGCGCACCGTCATGTCGAGGTTGATGTGGCTCCTGTCCTGCATGAAAGCACTGATCAGATGCGGAAAGAAATAACTGCCCGAGGTAATCAGTCCGACCCGCAGACGCTGGGCGCCGCCGCTCTGGAGACTCGCTATCGACTGCTCGGCGGCTTTCAGATCCGCCAGAATCACCATGCTGTGACGCAGCAGCAGCTTGCCTGCCTCGGTCAGCAAGATCCGCCTGCCGATATGGCTGAACAGCGGCAACCCCGCCTGATCCTCCACCTGCTTGACCTGCATCGACACGGCCGGCTGGGTGAGGTGCAGGTCCTCCGCCGCGCGGGAAAAACTCAGATGACGCGCAACGCTTTCGAAAGCCTTCAGTTGCCGAATTGTTATGTTTTTCATATGAAGTCGCGTCTCCTATATTGGAATGTATAGACGCCCCTCAGAAACTCCGGGGGAACTCGGTCGCAGTGTAGCGCCTGTGGCGAATTGCCGCACGCAAAAGCGCATCTTTCACTTTGCCCCCTCTTTCATTGCCGCCTCAAGCAGTCGTCCCCACGACCTCACGATCCGCTAAATATGATCTATTTGTGCATATACTCATGACGTACCGCACGCGCAGCGCGCAAGACTTAGCCGACTTTCGCCGGGCCGTTTTATTCGTTGGCGGCGTAAGTAGTCCTATGCATCTTGGGCCTTGCTCGACTTGCCATCGTTAACATGGTGCGAGAAAGACCGCGCATTGCGCATCCTACGGACAGCGCAATGCGCGCGTGTTACACGCCTTCGACGAGGACGGCGCGATAGCGCGAGCCCTTGAAGCGGTGCTGCGCGACTTCCTGATAAGCGGGGCTGTCGTACCAGGCACGCGCCTCCGCTGTGGTCGGAAACTCCACGATCACGACGCCCTCGGGGGCATCGCCCTCGAGCACCTGCTGCTGTCCGTAGGCGGCGAGAATCTTGACCGCATGGCCCTTGAAGGTAGGACCGACCTTGCTGCTGTAAATGTCGAGTTCGCTCTGGTCCTGTGTGCTTTCTCGCGTGAAGACGATATAAGTCGCCATGGCATAGACTCCTGCGGTGGGGGGAAGGTGCATCAGATGATGCCACGACGGCTGATTTCACGTGGGCCGCACGCTCGGCGATGTTGAACGCCCAGCCGTTACGATAGACTCCTGCCGTACCGGAGGGTGTCACTGTGTCCAACCTGAAAACCAGACTGATTCGCTTCAACACGGCTTGCCTGCTGGCCTGCGTGTCGGTCCTCGCACACGCTGCGACGCCCGCGGCGGCATCGACCGCCGCTGCCGCCAGCGGGGCGGCGAGCGCTGCCATTGCCGAGGTCCTCGCGGCACGGCCAATTGTCGGCGACGACCCGGTTGCCATCCGGAACACGTTGGCCAAACACAGCATCCATGGCAACGCGCCGTCGTTGCGCGACCGTATCCGTGCGCTGATTCCTTACCGGAAGGCACAGCACGATCTTGGCCTGACACAAGCCAGCCTCGACCGCGAACTGGTGTTCGTCGTCCCCATCCCCTACGGCGTCCTGTACCAGTCGAAGAGCCACGTGCTGACGATCGACGCGGACCTGGCTAACGAAGACATACCCGGCGCGATCCTGCTGAAGAAAACCGTCGACGGACCCGATGGCCGGGGACTGACGGTGGCGGCGGAAGCAAAGGCGAAGGGCTTTATCCAGCAGATCGATCTCATTGGACTCAAGTCCGACGCAACCGGCAAAACCAGGATTCGCGGCCACCTCACGCTACCGGCGGCGACCTTCGCCAAAGTGGATGGCGACTTCGCAATTGCGCTGATGTGCAGCCTGGCGCCGCCTTACCTGAGCGACCAGCGCGAGCACAGCGATCCGACCGACGACGAGCCGACCGACATCACGACCCGCACCTCGATCCTCTACACGGAGATTCAGGCGGTCTGGCTGATCAGCCCGCAGACGGGCACCGTGCTATCGAAGAACCTGCACGTGTCGAATTGAGGCGCGCCGGGTTGACGGGCAACCCGACGCGCGCGTCTCAGGCCGGTTGAATATGAAACTCCGCGGTGGATCCCGCGAGCGCCTGGCGCAGCGCCTGGGCCAGTTCGCCGGCGGCAAACTTGGCGATATAACCGTTCGCGCCCGCGTTTCTGACGTGCGCTTCGTTGGCCGCCCCGGTGAGCGACGAATGAATCACCACGGGAATGTCGCGCATCCGCGCATCGCCCTTGATGTGTCGCGTGAGCGTAAAGCCGTCCATTTCCGGCATTTCAAGGTCGGTCAGCACGAGTGCGATCTTGTCCCGCACTCTGACCTTCTCGGTCTGGGCTTCGCGCGCGATCTGCTGCATCATGTTCCAGGCCTCTTCGCCGGTCTTCGCCATGATGTACTCGGCGCCGATCGCGCCTAAGGCTTGCTCGATCAGTTTGCGTGCGAATCCCGAGTCGTCGGCCGCGAGAATCTTGGCGCCGGCAGGCATCTGCAGATGATCGCCGACGGACTTCGGGTCGACCGCCGGATGTTGCGACGGAAACACATCGCGCAGCACCTGCTCGACGTCGATCACCTGCGCGAGCCGCGAGTCGCCGGTATTGCCGTCGATCCGCGCGATACTCGTGATCGACTTGCCGGCGGCGGCGCCTTCGGCGGTCAGCACCTGATTCCATTCGAGGCGAACGATATCGTCCACTTCTTCAACCGCGAATGCCTGCGTGGAGCGAGCGAATTCCGTCACCAGCAGGATGTTGCGGCCGCGCGTCGGCTCGCAACCCATCAGACGCGGCAGATCGATCACGGGAATGATCTGGCCGCGGATGTCGACCGCGCCCATCACGAACTCCGACGCGCCCATAATCGGCGTCACGGACGGCATCGTCGAAATCTCGCGAATCTTGAAGACGTTGATTCCGTAGAGCTCATGCGCGTCGCTGTCGGGGACCGATCCAAGGCGAAACAGCAGCAATTCGAATTTGTTCGAGCTGGTCAAGCTCGTACGTTCGTCGGCCACATGCAGATCTGCCCCCATACCTCATTCTCCGGTTCGAATTCTGGGCACAGCGCGTTGATGTCGCCCACGACACCGATCGAACGCTTCCGCCTCATAGCTGGTTATCGGCCCGCAATGCATAAAGTTCAGCGCCGTCAGCCTGTTTGTACGGCTTTTTGTGAACCTTCGGCGTTTGCCGGCAACGCGCAAACGATTGCGCGAGGCCTTCAATCATTAGACGAAAACGGTAATTGAAAGCAAGTTCAGCGGGCGCTGAATCACACGATCCTGGCAGCGGCGCCCTATCTCCACGGGAGTCCTGATCAAAGCGCGTTGCCGGTTCTGCCTGGCGGCGGCCGGCCCGGCACGTCACTCGCGCCGCGGAAGGTGCTGTCGTGTCCAGCGCTGTGGACCGTAGGGCGTGGCATACTCGTCGCATCGTCTTGCGCGGTTGCCGCCCCTTCACCCAAGCCGGCGCACCCGTGCTTCGCATCCCATGAAACCGGCCAGGCAGGAGTCGATTCAATGCAGCAAGCCATTCGTCATTTTCACGTCAGGGCGCCCGTACGTGGACTCGTCGAATTTACGGCGGAGGTCCGCGAGTTCGTCGAAGAGCAGCAGATCGAGATCGGTATCCTGACGCTGTTTTGCCGTCATACGTCGGCCTCTCTTCTGATTCAGGAGAACGCCGATCCGTCCGTGCAACGCGACCTGGAAACCTACTTCGGCACCATCGCGCCGGAAGACCGCAACCGCTACGAGCACGATACCGAGGGGCTCGACGACATGCCCGCACATTTGCGCACCGCCCTCACGCAAGTGCAGCTATCCGTGCCGATCGAGCATGGACGCATGACGCTCGGTACGTGGCAAGGCATCTACCTGTTCGAGCATCGGCAGCATCCTCAAAGCCGCGACATCGTCGCGCACATCATCGGCGAATAACCGGCAGCGCGACGCACCGCGGGTCGCGGCGCCGCGCATCCACGCGTCTGGGCGGCGAGCGTCACGTGCTCAAGAACCCAGACGCTATGCCGCACGGCCAAAGAAGGTTCGATCGGCCATCCAGACTGCGAGCATGCTGGCGCCCATCAACGGAAACAGGACTCCAAGGAACACCAGGCCGGCCTTCCATGCACGCATGGGCGGCACGGCGCGTGCGCGGCCTGGTGCGCCGAGCGAGCGCGCAGGACGGCGCTTCCACCACATCACGCAACCCGTCACCGCCATGGCGGCAAGACCCAGCGAGATCAGCGCGCACAATATCTGGTTGACCAGCCCGAAATAGCGGCCCATATGAAGCGAGGTGCCGTAAGAGACGGCCTTCGACACCGCGCCGTAGTCCGCATAACGAATGTCCTTGAGGACTGCACCGCTATATTGGTCGATATAAAGCGTGCGCTCCTGCTGCGGATCCGGTGGAAAGTAGGACACCGTATAAACACCGCTTGCCGAGGCAGGCAGCACAATATCGTAGCCACCCGCCACACCGAGCGACGCCACCAGGGCCACCACACGTCCGAGTGGAAAGTGACCTTGAGCGTCGTCACTGCGCGAATTCGGCACCGGTACGTTGCCCACCGCCCACGGTGTCGTGGGCAGCGGCAGGTCGTCCATCGTCATGCCCGGCATCGACTCCATGGAGGATTCATGGTGGGCGACATTAGCCGGCGCAGGTTTCCCATCGCTCCTCCCAGGCAAAGTGGACTGCAACGGAAGCCCACCCCACGAGCCAGGCGGTGCGCCGAGATGGGCACTGGTCGCCAGCGCCTTGAACTGCTTTCCCCACGACCCCGACCAGGGTAACCCCGTCAGCACGAAGGCCAAGGTGCCAAGCGCAAGCCAGATGCCCAGCACCGCGTGCAAACTCTTCCAGAGCGCACGCCCCTTAAGCGCGAAGCGCGGCCATAACGCGTCGCGCAACGTCGTCGTCTCGCGCGGCCACCAAAGGGCGACGCCGGTACCGATCATCACGAGCGTCCAGCAGGCGGCCAGCTCCATCAAGAGTTCGCCGGGCTTGCCCAGTAACAGCTTGCGATGGAGCATGCGGTCCACCTGCATGAAGCGGTGCTCCACGCTAAGCGTGCCAAGCAACGCTCCTGTGTACGGATTCAGATAGACGCTTTGCTTTTCGCCGCTCGGCAAGCGAAACACAAATTCGGCGCTGCGTGCAGGGTTCTGATCGATGGCCGCGGTCGTCGCCAGCGCACCTTCAGGCATCGCCTTGCGCGCACTCGCCAGCAACGCGTCTTCGCTCAGACGCGGTCGCGCTTGCGGCTCGACGACCAGGCGATGCCGGTACAACAGCGGTTCGATTTGCGGCTGAAAGCAGTACAGCGTGCCGGTGATGGCCAGAACCACCAGGAACGGCATCACGAAGAGGCCGGCGTAGAAATGCCAGCGCCATAAGGTTCGATAGCCGGCACCGGCTGTGCTGCGTGCCGAAGACACGGAGTGCGTCGTGGTCGCGGACATTCAATTCTCCTGATTAGCTAAACGTAGACTAAAGCTCGGACCCGACTTCACAGGCGCAGCTTGCCTTCCACGTAGAACGTGCGGCCCGGGTACGGGTGATAGACGAAGTAGCGCTCATCGAACAGGTTGTCGATGCCGATACCGATCTCGCTGAGCTTCGTGGGCCTGAACGTGTATTTCACGTCGGCGACGGTGTAACTGCTGGTGCCGCCGAAGACGTCCGGATTGGTGTCGGTATTGGTCAGCGTGTTGTATTGCCGGCCCGAGTAATGCACGCCCGCGGTGACCGTCGAGCGCCCGTCCAGGTGATAGCTCGCCACCAGATCGGCACGCCACAACGGAATGCGGTAGAAGTACTTACCGACGGTCGCCGGATTCTGGGCGTTAGCAAGAATCTTCGATTGCGTGTAAGCCACGCTCGTCATGAGATCCAGCCCGCGCACCACGACGTCCTCCCCCGCATAGCTCGTCTCGACGCCGCGCGAACGCACCTCGCCGATGTTCTGGAAGTTCGTGACGTTAGGCACGACCGTCGTATCGGTCTGGCTGAAGATCGTATTCTTGACGTCGTCCTGGAACAGTGTGAAACGGAACAGGCCGTTCCAGTGAGCCCATTCGGCGGTGAGCTCTTTCGAAAGATCGTTTTCCGGCCTCAGGTTCGGATTGTTGTTGACGATCGAGGAACCGTTGATCTGCCCTTGAAACAGCTCGCTGACGGTCGGAAAGCGGTAGGCCCGGCCAATGGATGCGCGCAACGTCAGATCGTTGGTGAAATCGAACGAGAGCGATGCCTTGGGCGAGACATGCTGGTCGCTCACATCGCTATAAGGCACCCGCGTGCCGGCGATCGCCTGTGAACCGTCGTAGGCTTGCCAATCCTCATAGCGCGCCCCGTACACGAGCTTCCAGCGCGGCAGGAAACGCCAGGCGTCCTGCGCGTAGACGGCTTGCGTCTGGGTCTTGCCCGCAAACGCGTTAGCGAATGCGTTGCCCGCGCCGTCCTGCCAGTTGAGCGTGTTGTAGGTGGTGTTGTCGAGGAAGTAGTTGTCGTAGTGATAGCCGAAGGTCAGCGCATGGTTCGCCAGACCAGCTGCAGGCGTAGCCGGCGTATACGTCGTCTTCAGATCGAGCGTCTTCCAGCCGGTGCCGTCGCCGAAGGTCACGCTCCCTGGACCGTTGCCGGGCGCGCCTGAGTTCGCCGTGCGCGCGACGCTGCTGCCGATATCGTAGTAGGAAGCAATCGCTTCGCCATTCCAGCCCGTCGCGTTGCGCGTTTTCAGCGTGACGCCATAGAGCCAGTTTTCGCTGTAGCCCGAGCTGGGTGCAAATTCGGCCGCGGGAATCCGGTATTCGTAGCCCCCGATATTGACGTTGCCGCTATACACCGGATTGCCATTGTCATCGCGCAGGAATGTCGACGTCTGGCTGTTATAGCTGTGATGCCAATAGCCCAGCGTCAAGCCGCCTTGCAGCGTCGGCGTGAAGTCGTACTGCATCTTCAGCTTGAACTGATCGTTGATCGAGTGCTCGATACCTTCCCCATTCACACCCAGTACCGCAGTCGGCGTGTTGGTCTGGTTGTTGTAGAAATACGCACCGGTAACGGGGATGTCGCCGGCTTTGGCCGGTGTGTTCGACCTGGCGAGTGTCCCGAACTGCAGCGGTTGACTGGTGTTCTCGAGATGATTCGCGTCGAGCCGATACGAGAAGTTGCCGACCTTGTCGCCGATCGACGCACTCGCCTCGCTGCCGTTGAAGTTCCCGTTCACGCCGAACAGGCTGAAATGCTGGGTA
Above is a genomic segment from Paraburkholderia phenazinium containing:
- a CDS encoding Nramp family divalent metal transporter, producing the protein MLMAIKRTASYALSGEATADTVTAMRDTLDNNRRGVRALLPFAGPAVIASVGYMDPGNFATNIQAGSTYGYELLWVVLLSSLVAMLFQAMSAKVGIVTGRSLAELCRDEFPRPLVMGMWIGSEIAAMATDLAEFMGAAMGISLLFHLAMGWGLLITGIITIGILTLDKKGFRPLEIVIAALITVIGLSYLCELVIAPPDWHAAIFHTFVPRLHGNDALMLAVGIVGATIMPHTIYLHSGLTQNRAPARNDYQRRKLVRFSNREVVIALGFAGLVNLAMVTMSASVFSKKAPGISDIAVAYHTLTPVLGAGAAALFLVSLLASGISSSVVGTMAGQNIMQGFVGFKTPVLLRRLITMVPAVIVCMTCNPMTAMVDSQIVLSIILPVPLVALVVLSSRRSVMGGFTAGRKLIGTAVVATGVILALNVMLIWQSVVS
- a CDS encoding LysR substrate-binding domain-containing protein, which produces MKNITIRQLKAFESVARHLSFSRAAEDLHLTQPAVSMQVKQVEDQAGLPLFSHIGRRILLTEAGKLLLRHSMVILADLKAAEQSIASLQSGGAQRLRVGLITSGSYFFPHLISAFMQDRSHINLDMTVRSRDQLIGLLRSDQIDLAVMVHAPDDPAIVAEAFAPNSFVLVAAPTHPLADERDIPYARIALECLIVRESGTDTRSAANDTFRSLASTPRFMEIGCAEAIKQSVMAGMGISFLSAQAVQSEVRAGLLKVLDVQGFPLKRHWCAVHRADRHLPPAALDFRQFLLAEGGARLEHFTGIDKVHTGMDIPRPDDAARETRTIATTSARHEVALRTRALLRDDGLPDEHHVQGQNHAGGDDSSADQLAARRKSAHH
- a CDS encoding DUF1330 domain-containing protein; this translates as MATYIVFTRESTQDQSELDIYSSKVGPTFKGHAVKILAAYGQQQVLEGDAPEGVVIVEFPTTAEARAWYDSPAYQEVAQHRFKGSRYRAVLVEGV
- a CDS encoding chemotaxis protein, producing MGADLHVADERTSLTSSNKFELLLFRLGSVPDSDAHELYGINVFKIREISTMPSVTPIMGASEFVMGAVDIRGQIIPVIDLPRLMGCEPTRGRNILLVTEFARSTQAFAVEEVDDIVRLEWNQVLTAEGAAAGKSITSIARIDGNTGDSRLAQVIDVEQVLRDVFPSQHPAVDPKSVGDHLQMPAGAKILAADDSGFARKLIEQALGAIGAEYIMAKTGEEAWNMMQQIAREAQTEKVRVRDKIALVLTDLEMPEMDGFTLTRHIKGDARMRDIPVVIHSSLTGAANEAHVRNAGANGYIAKFAAGELAQALRQALAGSTAEFHIQPA
- a CDS encoding secondary thiamine-phosphate synthase enzyme YjbQ yields the protein MQQAIRHFHVRAPVRGLVEFTAEVREFVEEQQIEIGILTLFCRHTSASLLIQENADPSVQRDLETYFGTIAPEDRNRYEHDTEGLDDMPAHLRTALTQVQLSVPIEHGRMTLGTWQGIYLFEHRQHPQSRDIVAHIIGE
- a CDS encoding PepSY-associated TM helix domain-containing protein, producing the protein MSATTTHSVSSARSTAGAGYRTLWRWHFYAGLFVMPFLVVLAITGTLYCFQPQIEPLLYRHRLVVEPQARPRLSEDALLASARKAMPEGALATTAAIDQNPARSAEFVFRLPSGEKQSVYLNPYTGALLGTLSVEHRFMQVDRMLHRKLLLGKPGELLMELAACWTLVMIGTGVALWWPRETTTLRDALWPRFALKGRALWKSLHAVLGIWLALGTLAFVLTGLPWSGSWGKQFKALATSAHLGAPPGSWGGLPLQSTLPGRSDGKPAPANVAHHESSMESMPGMTMDDLPLPTTPWAVGNVPVPNSRSDDAQGHFPLGRVVALVASLGVAGGYDIVLPASASGVYTVSYFPPDPQQERTLYIDQYSGAVLKDIRYADYGAVSKAVSYGTSLHMGRYFGLVNQILCALISLGLAAMAVTGCVMWWKRRPARSLGAPGRARAVPPMRAWKAGLVFLGVLFPLMGASMLAVWMADRTFFGRAA
- a CDS encoding TonB-dependent receptor, with the translated sequence MPSFAQAGDIASGVTLPSVTITASAPNPITVDPNLPATVETVTPAQFQNWNVVNSEDVLQYMPNLAVRKRFIGDLNSIIAVRGTSNSQSARGLVYADGLLLSNLLGNSYSFPPAWSMVAPDEIQQVSVIYGPFSAAYPGNSLGATVLITTRMPTHFQAEADVKGFTQHFSLFGVNGNFNGSEASASIGDKVGNFSYRLDANHLENTSQPLQFGTLARSNTPAKAGDIPVTGAYFYNNQTNTPTAVLGVNGEGIEHSINDQFKLKMQYDFTPTLQGGLTLGYWHHSYNSQTSTFLRDDNGNPVYSGNVNIGGYEYRIPAAEFAPSSGYSENWLYGVTLKTRNATGWNGEAIASYYDIGSSVARTANSGAPGNGPGSVTFGDGTGWKTLDLKTTYTPATPAAGLANHALTFGYHYDNYFLDNTTYNTLNWQDGAGNAFANAFAGKTQTQAVYAQDAWRFLPRWKLVYGARYEDWQAYDGSQAIAGTRVPYSDVSDQHVSPKASLSFDFTNDLTLRASIGRAYRFPTVSELFQGQINGSSIVNNNPNLRPENDLSKELTAEWAHWNGLFRFTLFQDDVKNTIFSQTDTTVVPNVTNFQNIGEVRSRGVETSYAGEDVVVRGLDLMTSVAYTQSKILANAQNPATVGKYFYRIPLWRADLVASYHLDGRSTVTAGVHYSGRQYNTLTNTDTNPDVFGGTSSYTVADVKYTFRPTKLSEIGIGIDNLFDERYFVYHPYPGRTFYVEGKLRL